Proteins from a single region of Streptomyces vinaceus:
- the radA gene encoding DNA repair protein RadA, producing the protein MAARTSRSSAKDRPSYRCSECGYTTAKWLGRCPECQAWGTVEEMGGAPAVRTTAAGRVSAPALPIAQVDGRTATARSTGVDELDRVLGGGLVPGAVVLLAGEPGVGKSTLLLDVAAKAASEAHRTLYVTGEESASQVRLRADRINALNDHLFLAAETDLSAVLGHLDAVKPSLLILDSVQTVASPEIDGAPGGMAQVREVAGALIRASKERGMATLLVGHVTKDGAIAGPRLLEHLVDVVLSFEGDRHARLRLVRGVKNRYGATDEVGCFELHDEGITGLADPSGLFLTRRAEAVPGTCLTVTLEGKRPLVAEVQALTVDSQIPSPRRTTSGLETSRVSMMLAVLEQRGRITALGKRDIYSATVGGVKLTEPAADLAIALALASAASDVPLPKNLVAIGEVGLAGEVRRVTGVQRRLAEAHRLGFTHALVPGDPGKVPAGMKVIEVADMGDALRVLPRGRSRAAAKE; encoded by the coding sequence ATGGCTGCCCGTACATCTCGTTCATCCGCCAAGGACCGGCCGTCCTACCGCTGCTCCGAGTGCGGGTACACGACCGCGAAATGGCTCGGCCGGTGCCCCGAGTGCCAGGCCTGGGGCACCGTCGAGGAGATGGGCGGCGCGCCCGCCGTACGGACCACCGCCGCCGGCCGGGTCTCCGCGCCCGCGCTCCCCATCGCCCAGGTCGACGGCCGGACCGCGACCGCCCGCAGCACCGGCGTCGACGAACTGGACCGGGTCCTCGGCGGCGGGCTCGTGCCCGGCGCCGTCGTCCTGCTGGCCGGCGAACCGGGCGTCGGGAAGTCCACGCTGCTGCTCGACGTCGCGGCGAAGGCGGCCAGCGAGGCGCACCGCACCCTCTACGTCACGGGCGAGGAGTCGGCGAGCCAGGTGCGGCTGCGGGCCGACCGGATCAACGCGCTCAACGACCACCTCTTCCTCGCCGCCGAGACCGATCTGTCCGCCGTACTGGGCCACCTCGACGCCGTGAAGCCCTCGCTGCTGATCCTGGACTCCGTACAGACCGTCGCCTCCCCCGAGATCGACGGCGCGCCCGGCGGCATGGCCCAGGTCCGCGAGGTGGCCGGGGCGCTGATCCGCGCCTCCAAGGAGCGCGGGATGGCCACGCTGCTGGTCGGCCACGTGACGAAGGACGGGGCGATCGCCGGCCCCCGACTGCTGGAGCACCTCGTCGACGTCGTCCTCAGCTTCGAGGGCGACCGGCACGCGCGCCTGCGCCTCGTGCGCGGGGTGAAGAACCGGTACGGAGCCACCGACGAGGTCGGCTGCTTCGAACTGCACGACGAGGGGATCACCGGCCTCGCCGACCCGAGCGGGCTGTTCCTGACCCGGCGCGCGGAGGCCGTCCCCGGCACCTGCCTGACGGTGACCCTGGAGGGCAAGCGCCCGCTGGTCGCCGAAGTGCAGGCGCTGACCGTGGACTCGCAGATCCCCTCGCCCCGGCGGACCACCTCGGGCCTGGAGACCTCGCGCGTCTCGATGATGCTGGCGGTGCTGGAGCAGCGCGGCCGGATCACCGCGCTCGGCAAGCGCGACATCTACTCCGCCACCGTGGGCGGGGTGAAGCTGACCGAGCCGGCCGCCGACCTGGCCATCGCGCTCGCGCTGGCCTCGGCGGCGAGCGACGTCCCGCTGCCGAAGAACCTCGTGGCGATCGGCGAGGTCGGTCTCGCGGGAGAGGTGCGGCGGGTGACGGGCGTACAGCGGCGGCTCGCCGAGGCGCACCGGCTCGGCTTCACGCACGCGCTGGTGCCGGGCGATCCGGGGAAGGTGCCGGCCGGGATGAAGGTGATCGAGGTCGCGGACATGGGGGACGCCCTGCGGGTGCTGCCGCGCGGGCGTTCGCGGGCGGCGGCCAAGGAGTAG
- the disA gene encoding DNA integrity scanning diadenylate cyclase DisA has protein sequence MAAKDGAAAPGKSGASSKHDALMRASLSAVAPGQPLRDGLERIVRGNTGGLIVLGMDKAVEAMCTGGFVLDVEFTATRLRELCKLDGALILDKDLTKILRAGVQLVPDASIPTEETGTRHRTADRVSKQCGFPVVSVSQSMRLIALYVDGERRVLEESGAILSRANQALATLERYKLRLDEVAGTLSALEIEDLVTVRDVTAVAQRLEMVRRIATEIAEYVVELGTDGRLLSLQLDELTVGIEQERELVIRDYVPEPTAKRSRTVEEALPALDALTHPELLELAIVARALGYTGSPETLDSAVSPRGYRLLAKVPRLPGAIIERLVEHFGGLQKLLAASVDDLQAVDGVGEARARSVREGLSRLAESSILERYV, from the coding sequence GTGGCAGCCAAGGACGGGGCAGCAGCACCCGGGAAGTCCGGCGCGAGCTCCAAGCACGACGCGCTGATGCGCGCCTCGCTGAGTGCGGTCGCCCCCGGTCAGCCCCTGCGCGACGGCCTGGAGCGGATCGTCCGCGGCAATACGGGCGGTCTGATCGTCCTGGGCATGGACAAGGCCGTCGAGGCGATGTGCACGGGCGGCTTCGTCCTGGACGTGGAGTTCACCGCGACCCGGCTGCGCGAGCTGTGCAAGCTCGACGGCGCGCTGATCCTCGACAAGGACCTGACCAAGATCCTGCGGGCCGGCGTCCAGCTGGTGCCGGACGCGTCGATCCCTACGGAGGAGACGGGCACGCGGCACCGGACCGCGGACCGGGTCTCCAAGCAGTGCGGGTTCCCCGTCGTCTCGGTCTCGCAGTCGATGCGGCTGATCGCGCTGTACGTGGACGGGGAGCGGCGGGTCCTGGAGGAGTCCGGGGCGATCCTGTCGCGGGCGAACCAGGCGCTGGCGACGCTGGAGCGGTACAAGCTCCGCCTGGACGAGGTCGCCGGGACGCTGTCCGCGCTGGAGATCGAGGACCTGGTCACGGTGCGCGACGTGACGGCGGTCGCGCAGCGGCTGGAAATGGTCCGCCGCATTGCCACGGAAATCGCTGAATACGTGGTCGAGCTGGGCACGGACGGACGACTCCTGTCACTCCAGCTGGACGAGCTGACGGTCGGGATCGAGCAGGAGCGGGAGCTGGTGATCCGGGACTACGTTCCGGAGCCCACCGCGAAGCGCTCGCGCACGGTCGAGGAAGCGCTGCCGGCGCTGGACGCGCTGACGCATCCGGAGCTGCTGGAGCTGGCGATCGTGGCGCGGGCGCTGGGGTACACGGGCTCGCCCGAGACGCTGGACTCGGCGGTGTCCCCGCGGGGTTACCGGCTGCTGGCGAAGGTGCCGCGGCTGCCGGGGGCCATCATCGAGCGGCTGGTCGAGCACTTCGGCGGCCTGCAGAAGCTGCTGGCCGCGTCGGTGGACGACCTCCAGGCCGTGGACGGCGTCGGCGAGGCCCGCGCCCGGAGCGTCCGCGAGGGCCTCTCCCGCCTCGCGGAGTCCTCGATCCTCGAACGGTACGTCTGA
- a CDS encoding BACON domain-containing protein produces MNSSNQESPAPRTGAHRAHGRTPPAGPPEPPEAPGGSGGEQPSPPPPFRHEPYLDGLFTYCLSVLCDHDAATDVLAEVLAVAERHPGRCPDEGDRRAWLYALARWGCLRRLAEHRRSRQGAHSARRAPERTDAERAPQEYRSATATGSGAGPGPGPGSLDVTAYRRTELARLAWPEAAGTTPAQREALELAVRHRLGVPELAAVLGTPPALARELLAGAACEVERTRAALAVVETGGCPSVSRLTGDGDGQVLLSTTLRAELVRHVDDCPRCRRVAERVDAAAPWPGTGGIDAALPLVPAPRTAVRAAMVRSGGRRGRRPGPRFDRTGFPMDPRDRAARRDRLRARAVTTTVVATVVAAPVIALWAAYRGAPETGEPVGSESTRISASESELPALREDGRPLRAYENAGNTAHTTGEPGFGRGAADPDGSDVSVEVISTGAPAAPDGRPGNPGRLAVAASSHRGTTMLTLTASGGAPVDWQLWSDAPWLRASRSAGTLEPGESVTVWITIDTEAQPVGAWSARIGVEPGGAVISIHGRGRPAPTPPPEPGDPTPTPSPTPTPKPTDTPEPTPTPTPTPTPTPTASASAGPGEPGGTVGPPADPGGPGPS; encoded by the coding sequence GTGAACAGCAGCAATCAGGAAAGCCCCGCCCCGCGCACCGGCGCACACCGGGCGCACGGGCGCACGCCCCCCGCGGGCCCCCCTGAACCTCCCGAGGCCCCCGGGGGTTCCGGGGGGGAACAGCCGTCCCCGCCGCCCCCGTTCCGGCACGAGCCGTACCTGGACGGCCTGTTCACCTATTGCCTGTCGGTCCTGTGCGACCACGACGCCGCCACCGACGTGCTCGCCGAGGTCCTCGCGGTCGCCGAGCGCCACCCCGGCCGCTGTCCCGACGAGGGCGACCGGCGGGCCTGGCTGTACGCCCTCGCCCGCTGGGGCTGCCTGCGGAGGCTGGCCGAGCACCGGCGGAGCCGGCAGGGAGCGCATTCCGCCCGGCGCGCGCCGGAGCGCACGGATGCCGAACGCGCGCCGCAGGAGTACCGTTCCGCCACCGCCACCGGATCCGGAGCGGGCCCCGGCCCCGGCCCCGGCTCCCTGGACGTGACCGCGTACCGGCGCACCGAGCTGGCCCGCCTCGCCTGGCCCGAGGCCGCCGGGACCACCCCCGCGCAGCGCGAGGCCCTCGAACTCGCCGTCCGCCACCGCCTCGGCGTGCCCGAGCTCGCCGCCGTCCTCGGTACGCCCCCCGCCCTCGCCCGGGAGCTGCTGGCCGGCGCCGCCTGCGAGGTGGAGCGGACCCGCGCCGCCCTCGCCGTCGTCGAGACCGGCGGCTGCCCCTCCGTGTCCCGGCTCACCGGTGACGGGGACGGGCAGGTGCTGCTGTCCACCACCCTGCGCGCCGAGCTCGTTCGCCACGTCGACGACTGCCCGCGCTGCCGCCGCGTCGCCGAACGCGTCGACGCCGCCGCCCCCTGGCCCGGCACCGGCGGCATCGACGCGGCCCTCCCGCTGGTCCCCGCCCCGCGCACCGCCGTCCGCGCGGCCATGGTCCGCTCCGGCGGCCGCCGCGGCCGCCGCCCCGGGCCGCGCTTCGACCGCACCGGCTTCCCGATGGACCCCCGCGACCGCGCGGCCCGCCGCGACCGGCTGCGGGCCCGGGCCGTGACGACGACCGTCGTGGCCACCGTGGTCGCGGCCCCGGTGATCGCGCTGTGGGCGGCGTACCGCGGCGCCCCGGAGACCGGTGAGCCCGTCGGTTCGGAATCCACCCGGATCTCCGCGAGCGAGTCCGAGCTCCCGGCCCTGCGGGAGGACGGCCGCCCGCTGCGCGCGTACGAGAACGCCGGCAACACCGCGCACACGACGGGCGAGCCCGGCTTCGGCCGGGGCGCAGCCGACCCGGACGGCTCGGACGTGTCCGTCGAGGTGATCAGTACCGGCGCGCCCGCCGCCCCCGACGGCCGGCCGGGGAACCCCGGGCGGCTCGCCGTCGCCGCCTCCTCGCACCGGGGCACCACCATGCTCACGCTCACCGCTTCCGGCGGGGCCCCGGTGGACTGGCAGCTGTGGTCGGACGCTCCGTGGCTGCGGGCGAGCCGGAGCGCGGGGACGCTGGAGCCGGGGGAGTCGGTCACCGTGTGGATCACCATCGACACCGAGGCGCAGCCGGTCGGCGCCTGGTCCGCCCGGATCGGGGTGGAGCCGGGCGGCGCCGTGATCTCCATCCACGGCCGCGGCCGCCCGGCGCCCACGCCCCCGCCGGAGCCGGGGGACCCCACGCCGACGCCGAGCCCGACGCCCACGCCGAAGCCGACGGACACCCCGGAGCCGACCCCCACACCGACGCCCACGCCGACCCCGACCCCGACGGCGAGCGCGTCAGCCGGACCGGGAGAACCAGGAGGAACGGTTGGCCCGCCGGCGGATCCTGGCGGGCCGGGGCCGTCGTAG